Below is a window of Candidatus Cloacimonadota bacterium DNA.
AAGTATTAGTCTGATATACGGGCAACAGAATAAATGATTCAATTTTTATCATATCAAATACCTTATCCTAATCGAATGATATTCTAAATTTTCTTGCAGATTCGTAATCAATCTTTTGGCAAGCATATTCGTAGATTTGTTTATAATTATTCATAATTACAGTACCGCTTTTGGGTGCCTTGGGATGATAATACCAAAATATTCCCAATACTGTATCCAGAATGGAGGCGTCTAATTTTGTTGTGCTTACAATACCCAAGGGACCGGTATATTCTTTAGCCTTCAGATATATCTTTGCCCCCAGTTCTTCCAGTTTATCGTTCTCGTTTTCATCTCTTCCAATTATGAGCTTGGTTTTGGCATCAATGCGAAAATGCCTACCGTACTTAAGGAGTGCCATATTTAGAGTATCAAGTTGATTATGTTGCATAAGATCTTTAAGACGTAGCGAATAGTTTTTATCGGTAAGCAGACATCCTCCGGCAGGAGCAGGATATTCTAATATTTGCAGTTCTTTTGCTAATTCAAGCTGTCGATACCGACCGCGCCCTGAAAAATCAAGCATATCATTGCGATCAATCCAGTTCTCTATGATGGGTTTAGTATCTCTAAGTAATTTTTGGGATAGTGGCCTAACAATCAGATCCCGGTATCCGCTTAGTTTTGCCACTCTATTCATAGCATCCTTGCGTTGGCTCATTGGTCTTTGTCCTAAAACTTCTCCGGTTACAATATAATGTGCATCCAGTTCCTTCAACATATTTCCGGCAATACGAATCATTAGAGCATGACAATCAATGCAAGGATTCATGTTTTTGCCAAATATAGTGCCAGGCTCTTGCATCATTTCCAAGTGTTCTACCGATATATCCCTCACCACTAAATCTATATCATTTGCCCGAGCCGATTCAATTGCTCTTTCTATTGGCATATAAGGCGTAAGAAAGCAAAGCGGATAAATCCGATATCCGGCTTTTTGCATCCATTTAACGGCGAGAATGCTATCTAATCCACCGGAGAATAAGGCAATTGCTGCATAAGGAGACTTGAATTTCTTTATCATCTGAAACTAAGCATTTATAGCTAGGCTATCTGTCAAGGCTTTTGCCTTAGCTACGCCTTTCCATCACCCTTGTAGTTATAAAGAGTAAGTGAAATCTGCAATTCCGCACAACAAAATCTACAAATCGAGGGAATGTTTACGTAGTTATGTTTTAATAATCGATAGTTTTATTGCTATTTCACAACTATATTGTTAGTCTATGAAGCGCCATTCTCATTTTTGGGAGGCGGAAGCTGAGATGGTTAGATTCTCTTGCCATAAAGGTCGCAGGTCAT
It encodes the following:
- a CDS encoding tRNA (5-methylaminomethyl-2-thiouridylate)-methyltransferase, with translation MIKKFKSPYAAIALFSGGLDSILAVKWMQKAGYRIYPLCFLTPYMPIERAIESARANDIDLVVRDISVEHLEMMQEPGTIFGKNMNPCIDCHALMIRIAGNMLKELDAHYIVTGEVLGQRPMSQRKDAMNRVAKLSGYRDLIVRPLSQKLLRDTKPIIENWIDRNDMLDFSGRGRYRQLELAKELQILEYPAPAGGCLLTDKNYSLRLKDLMQHNQLDTLNMALLKYGRHFRIDAKTKLIIGRDENENDKLEELGAKIYLKAKEYTGPLGIVSTTKLDASILDTVLGIFWYYHPKAPKSGTVIMNNYKQIYEYACQKIDYESARKFRISFD